A window of the Vespa velutina chromosome 7, iVesVel2.1, whole genome shotgun sequence genome harbors these coding sequences:
- the LOC124950688 gene encoding protein virilizer isoform X3: MDNTELLFFDTFSHDISEELNLDLVQFPKPVYISEVRIIPLGARVQADFPGGVRLGKPGASTFESLGGLEYKQNIHIQLECERKQIPTDGLVLRGWYTTITLAVYGSLTKSLNNPQEVISPAAGSTVCVSGLEETTENTTQVSEQQSEWYYENQNQSNTNETCVAATPPPPVQPIQVVEPSRNSTTDTGKVDSGQWEEDPNNTNVQKGVKRPSSPPSESLVSLSPESISAEEEEAEQDGVVAETGEPFEPILSDEDIMADDLPSTAEFECENVQLDAIYTLGPPDLLELEKPFETIEGNSMNNETIDKIRETLQSLSKSVLNFNNAPGQEKETFVHSCESLCATLGSCDLNVTDTNDLTNIINAGLDVDLARAQPQPAYKVRHVKVGVRLAEALCRLPQGPNILLKVDAPYKLLALCMRENVALPVKLSALRALDAALISPVIVQEFLKSKNNLYKNAIMMLDSAKLARLKYALSSLLRKVHIYEFLDELAELNKLTIKELTNAYICAPTLMAQPKRQLPASAQMEFEREENRNPRCHLISYFEHHKLAYYLLLALSSPESETDLIKATHRFLLRLSDTKEGLFYLLKQPEITKFILKALRYDSVSVGSIIAWRLQVVQCLTRLKYDTSDWVALKKLHSFLIYSEGLQAVIMVLPMGEFIDILIPYLSDANLCEFAAEIISVTIRYSDHVEIFQNRAGIILEKSRNQAVLRDVTSYLTTAAQLSNWNYGDVSSLVACIRKSAEKAASLPGQLITACRILHYLIFPSNNDIDPMEPYVELKYRNALTQLFAADGLTALVAVMSNISGFYEQPFLHRAALTGRRGLALVALLLPCVRLTRALLERLVKCMATDFKDLTAVVPLLGVYSLVEAIPSTRSVKSLSDEIVGTLLVFTQAVDSDGSGNVAKSLWTKMLGEVLKMVSLRPCNFIPGLKLLSRILPPLLTAKEAITDDTARILGVRKLWSAHLQAQANNLTETLRLLCASWNKDLLVLLSTVCKQLSDLAAPTALLVGRCLLDGIIATVPLENNVLILALLSDLARHAPMKATLLTLTSPASRAQVKSDQKYPPVIEMMCATLRTTSDVRVQQEILDIFETLCDCTLSLVQEDTNEPFEKRLTHSVPSKEPLLSILTILIEILATSTKFQPDILENTLHILLSLTSHNYGLYHVKSCLENNPDALRSLLEHISNLEDTDTKLIANLTIKFLENMIASDIQKRSLYLRAQQLATLISWDKAGHPLEKIQGAQELVNTLKFAEDKEEKEPLPEMLEPLLPTPEALLSQFSQRCLRTSVCIPRRSKKSPFITSNQTQNETTVDLIALAAELLPTDFNLLSEAQNLCSKAPPDDATQPLQTKTQPDDQENRDIQKQIPSSPITKMKQPFVAPMRGRTQFTNSLRGGLTVGSIGRGADPFRSRPPNTSRPPSLHVDDFVALETCGAQPTGPTGYNKLSIRGTCPSRVVNTGARSRPWVPETRPPYLR, translated from the exons ATGGATAATACggaattgttattttttgacACATTTTCTCATGATATTTCAGAG GAATTAAATTTGGATTTAGTACAATTTCCAAAACCTGTTTACATTAGCGAGGTTAGGATAATACCTTTGGGAGCTAGAGTGCAAGCAGATTTTCCGGGAGGTGTGCGTCTTGg CAAACCTGGAGCATCTACATTTGAATCTCTTGGAGGTTtagaatataaacaaaatattcacATTCAATTAGAATGTGAACGGAAACAAATACCAACTGATGGTTTAGTATTGCGAGGCTGGTACACTACTATTACTTTAGCTGTATACGGCTCTTTGACAAAATCATTGAATAATCCACAGGAAGTTATTAGTCCTGCTGCTGGATCTACTGTATGTGTAAGTGGATTGGAAGAAACAACGGAAAATACTACACAGGTTTCAGAGCAGCAGTCTGAATGGTATTATGAAAATCAAAATCAGTCTAATACAAAT GAAACATGTGTAGCAGCGACTCCACCACCACCCGTTCAACCAATTCAAGTAGTAGAACCCTCTAGAAATTCAACAACAGATACTGGAAAGGTAGATTCAGGACAGTGGGAGGAAGACCcaaataatacaaatgtaCAAAAAGGAGTGAAACGTCCATCTTCACCTCCTTCAGAATCTCTTGTTTCCTTGAGTCCAGAATCAATATCagctgaagaagaagaagctgaACAAGATGGAGTTGTTGCAGAAACAGGAGAACCGTTTGAACCAATATTATCTGATGAAGATATTATGGCTGATGATTTGCCATCTACAGCAGAATTTGAATGTGAAAATGTCCAGCTGGATGCAATTTATACCTTAGGACCGCCTGatttattagaattagaaaaacCATTTGAGACTATTGAAGGAAATTCTATGAATAATGAAACTATTGATAAAATACGGGAAACATTGCAATCCCTTTCAAAGTctgttttaaattttaataatgcacCAGGTCAAGAGAAGGAAACATTTGTACATAGTTGCGAATCGTTGTGCGCAACACTTGGTTCTTGTGATCTTAATGTTACTGATACCAATGATTTAACTAATATTATCAATGCAGGTCTTGATGTAGACCTTGCTCGTGCTCAACCACAACCAGCCTATAAAGTGCGTCACGTGAAAGTTGGCGTTCGTTTAGCTGAGGCTTTATGTAGACTTCCACAGGGACCAAACATACTTTTGAAAGTAGACGCaccttataaattattagcaCTATGCATGCGTGAAAATGTGGCACTTCCAGTTAAGCTTTCTGCACTTCGTGCATTAGATGCCGCATTGATAAGTCCAGTAATAGTTCAAGAGTTCTTGAagtcaaaaaataatttatacaaaaatgcTATAATGATGTTAGATTCGGCAAAGCTTGCAAGGCTGAAATACGCTTTGAGTTCGTTATTACGAAAAGTTCACATTTATGAATTTCTTGATGAATTAGCAGAACTtaataaattaacgataaaagaatTGACAAATGCATATATTTGTGCACCGACACTCATGGCTCAACCTAAGCGTCAATTACCGGCAAGTGCACAAATGGAATttgaacgagaagaaaatcgTAATCCTCGATGTCATTTAATCAGCTATTTTGAACATCATAAACTTGCATATTATTTGCTTCTAGCTCTATCTTCGCCAGAGTCAGAAACTGATTTAATTAAAGCGACGCATCGTTTCCTTTTGCGTCTTTCAGATACAAAAGAGGGTTTGTTCTATTTATTGAAACAACCAGAAATaactaaatttatattaaaagctTTAAGATATGATTCAGTAAGTGTAGGATCCATTATAGCATGGCGACTTCAAGTTGTACAATGTTTAACTCGTTTAAAATATGATACTTCCGATTGGGTGGCTTTAAAAAAGCTCCATTCTTTCCTTATATATTCTGAAGGATTACAAGCTGTAATAATGGTCCTTCCTATGGGtgaatttatagatattttaattcctTATCTTTCTGATGCTAATCTTTGTGAATTTGCTGCAGAGATAATATCAGTTACTATACGTTATTCCGACCAtgtagaaatttttcaaaatcgtGCTGGTattattcttgaaaaatcAAGAAATCAGGCTGTTTTAAGAGATGTAACATCATATTTAACAACTGCTGCTCAACTATCTAATTGGAATTATGGAGACGTTTCTTCACTTGTAGCATGCATTAGAAAAAGTGCGGAAAAAGCAGCATCCTTACCAGGTCAGTTAATTACAGCGTGCAGAATTCTGcactatttaatatttccttcAAATAATGACATAGATCCTATGGAACCATATGTCGAATTAAAGTATAGAAATGCTTTAACACAATTATTTGCTGCCGATGGCTTAACAGCGCTTGTTGCTGTTATGTCAAACATTTCTGGATTTTATGAACAGCCATTTTTACATCGTGCTGCTTTGACTGGACGAAGAGGATTAGCATTAGTCGCACTACTTCTTCCGTGTGTTAGACTGACTAGGGCACTGTTAGAGCGATTAGTCAAATGCATGGCAACTGACTTTAAAGATTTAACTGCTGTTGTGCCTTTGCTTGGTGTCTACTCATTGGTTGAAGCTATTCCTTCTACTAGATCGGTTAAAAGTCTTTCCGATGAGATTGTAGGAACACTTTTGGTATTTACACAAGCGGTAGATTCAGATGGATCTGGAAATGTAGCCAAATCTTTATGGACTAAAATGTTAGGTGAGGTTTTAAAAATGGTTTCTCTCAGACCGTGCAATTTTATTCCTGGCTTGAAACTTTTATCGCGTATACTTCCGCCATTATTAACTGCAAAGGAAGCTATAACCGATGATACAGCACGTATACTTGGTGTAAGAAAGTTATGGTCCGCACATCTTCAAGCACAAGCTAATAATCTTACAGAAACCTTAAGACTACTTTGTGCCAGTTggaataaagatttattagtACTTCTTTCCACAGTATGTAAACAATTGAGTGATTTAGCGGCACCTACTGCATTGTTAGTAGGTAGATGTTTATTAGATGGTATTATAGCTACAGTGCCACtggaaaataatgttttaatacTTGCCTTACTTAGTGACTTAGCAAGGCATGCTCCTATGAAAGCCACATTATTAACTCTGACCAGTCCAGCATCAAGAGCACAAGTAAAATCTGATCAAAAATATCCTCCAGTTATTGAAATGATGTGTGCAACACTTAGGACTACTAGCGATGTTCGAGTTCAACAAGAAATTCTTGATATCTTTGAGACATTATGTGATTGTACGCTAAGCCTTGTTCAAGAAGATACTAATGAACCTTTTGAAAAGAGATTAACACATTCGGTACCAAGTAAAGAACCACTTTTATCAATTCTTactatattaattgaaattctaGCAACTAGCACTAAATTTCAGCcagatatattagaaaatacttTGCACATACTTCTATCTCTTACTAGTCATAATTATGGCTTGTATCATGTAAAAAGCTGTTTGGAAAACAATCCTGATGCATTAAGATCATTATTAGAACATATTTCAAATCTAGAAGATACAGATACAAAACTTATTGCGAATTTAACAATAAAGTTTTTAGAGAATATGATTGCCAGTGATATACAAAAGAGATCATTATATCTGCGTGCACAACAATTAGCAACTTTGATATCCTGGGATAAAGCGGGACATCCTTTAGAGAAAATACAAGGTGCACAAGAATTGGtaaatactttaaaatttgctgaagataaagaagaaaaggaaccaTTACCTGAAATGTTAGAACCATTATTACCTACACCGGAAGCCTTGCTAAGTCAATTTTCACAACGATGTTTAAGAACATCTGTATGCATTCCTAGACGCTCAAAGAAATCTCCATTTATCACATCAAATCAAACACAAAACGAAACAACGGTAGATTTAATAGCTCTTGCAGCTGAACTACTTCCTACTGATTTTAATCTGCTATCAGAAGCACAGAATTTATGTTCTAAAGCACCACCCGATGATGCAACACAACCATTACAAACAAAAACTCAACCCGATGATCAGGAAAATAGAGATATTCAAAAACAAATACCTTCCTCCCCTATTACGAAAATGAAGCAACCATTTG TAGCACCTATGAGAGGTAGGACACAATTTACAAATTCTTTAAGAGGCGGTCTTACTGTCGGAAGTATAGGAAGAGGTGCAGATCCATTCCGTTCACGGCCGCCAAATACATCAAGACCTCCATCCTTACATGTAGATGATTTTGTGGCATTAGAAACATGTGGAGCACAACCTACAGGACCAACTGGCTACAATAAACTTAGTATTCGTGGAACATGCCCGTCTCGTGTGGTAAATACTGGAGCAAGAAGTCGTCCATGGGTACCAGAAACACGACCCCCTTATCTCCGATAA
- the LOC124950688 gene encoding protein virilizer isoform X4 — translation MEVISPAAGSTVCVSGLEETTENTTQVSEQQSEWYYENQNQSNTNETCVAATPPPPVQPIQVVEPSRNSTTDTGKVDSGQWEEDPNNTNVQKGVKRPSSPPSESLVSLSPESISAEEEEAEQDGVVAETGEPFEPILSDEDIMADDLPSTAEFECENVQLDAIYTLGPPDLLELEKPFETIEGNSMNNETIDKIRETLQSLSKSVLNFNNAPGQEKETFVHSCESLCATLGSCDLNVTDTNDLTNIINAGLDVDLARAQPQPAYKVRHVKVGVRLAEALCRLPQGPNILLKVDAPYKLLALCMRENVALPVKLSALRALDAALISPVIVQEFLKSKNNLYKNAIMMLDSAKLARLKYALSSLLRKVHIYEFLDELAELNKLTIKELTNAYICAPTLMAQPKRQLPASAQMEFEREENRNPRCHLISYFEHHKLAYYLLLALSSPESETDLIKATHRFLLRLSDTKEGLFYLLKQPEITKFILKALRYDSVSVGSIIAWRLQVVQCLTRLKYDTSDWVALKKLHSFLIYSEGLQAVIMVLPMGEFIDILIPYLSDANLCEFAAEIISVTIRYSDHVEIFQNRAGIILEKSRNQAVLRDVTSYLTTAAQLSNWNYGDVSSLVACIRKSAEKAASLPGQLITACRILHYLIFPSNNDIDPMEPYVELKYRNALTQLFAADGLTALVAVMSNISGFYEQPFLHRAALTGRRGLALVALLLPCVRLTRALLERLVKCMATDFKDLTAVVPLLGVYSLVEAIPSTRSVKSLSDEIVGTLLVFTQAVDSDGSGNVAKSLWTKMLGEVLKMVSLRPCNFIPGLKLLSRILPPLLTAKEAITDDTARILGVRKLWSAHLQAQANNLTETLRLLCASWNKDLLVLLSTVCKQLSDLAAPTALLVGRCLLDGIIATVPLENNVLILALLSDLARHAPMKATLLTLTSPASRAQVKSDQKYPPVIEMMCATLRTTSDVRVQQEILDIFETLCDCTLSLVQEDTNEPFEKRLTHSVPSKEPLLSILTILIEILATSTKFQPDILENTLHILLSLTSHNYGLYHVKSCLENNPDALRSLLEHISNLEDTDTKLIANLTIKFLENMIASDIQKRSLYLRAQQLATLISWDKAGHPLEKIQGAQELVNTLKFAEDKEEKEPLPEMLEPLLPTPEALLSQFSQRCLRTSVCIPRRSKKSPFITSNQTQNETTVDLIALAAELLPTDFNLLSEAQNLCSKAPPDDATQPLQTKTQPDDQENRDIQKQIPSSPITKMKQPFVAPMRGRTQFTNSLRGGLTVGSIGRGADPFRSRPPNTSRPPSLHVDDFVALETCGAQPTGPTGYNKLSIRGTCPSRVVNTGARSRPWVPETRPPYLR, via the exons ATG GAAGTTATTAGTCCTGCTGCTGGATCTACTGTATGTGTAAGTGGATTGGAAGAAACAACGGAAAATACTACACAGGTTTCAGAGCAGCAGTCTGAATGGTATTATGAAAATCAAAATCAGTCTAATACAAAT GAAACATGTGTAGCAGCGACTCCACCACCACCCGTTCAACCAATTCAAGTAGTAGAACCCTCTAGAAATTCAACAACAGATACTGGAAAGGTAGATTCAGGACAGTGGGAGGAAGACCcaaataatacaaatgtaCAAAAAGGAGTGAAACGTCCATCTTCACCTCCTTCAGAATCTCTTGTTTCCTTGAGTCCAGAATCAATATCagctgaagaagaagaagctgaACAAGATGGAGTTGTTGCAGAAACAGGAGAACCGTTTGAACCAATATTATCTGATGAAGATATTATGGCTGATGATTTGCCATCTACAGCAGAATTTGAATGTGAAAATGTCCAGCTGGATGCAATTTATACCTTAGGACCGCCTGatttattagaattagaaaaacCATTTGAGACTATTGAAGGAAATTCTATGAATAATGAAACTATTGATAAAATACGGGAAACATTGCAATCCCTTTCAAAGTctgttttaaattttaataatgcacCAGGTCAAGAGAAGGAAACATTTGTACATAGTTGCGAATCGTTGTGCGCAACACTTGGTTCTTGTGATCTTAATGTTACTGATACCAATGATTTAACTAATATTATCAATGCAGGTCTTGATGTAGACCTTGCTCGTGCTCAACCACAACCAGCCTATAAAGTGCGTCACGTGAAAGTTGGCGTTCGTTTAGCTGAGGCTTTATGTAGACTTCCACAGGGACCAAACATACTTTTGAAAGTAGACGCaccttataaattattagcaCTATGCATGCGTGAAAATGTGGCACTTCCAGTTAAGCTTTCTGCACTTCGTGCATTAGATGCCGCATTGATAAGTCCAGTAATAGTTCAAGAGTTCTTGAagtcaaaaaataatttatacaaaaatgcTATAATGATGTTAGATTCGGCAAAGCTTGCAAGGCTGAAATACGCTTTGAGTTCGTTATTACGAAAAGTTCACATTTATGAATTTCTTGATGAATTAGCAGAACTtaataaattaacgataaaagaatTGACAAATGCATATATTTGTGCACCGACACTCATGGCTCAACCTAAGCGTCAATTACCGGCAAGTGCACAAATGGAATttgaacgagaagaaaatcgTAATCCTCGATGTCATTTAATCAGCTATTTTGAACATCATAAACTTGCATATTATTTGCTTCTAGCTCTATCTTCGCCAGAGTCAGAAACTGATTTAATTAAAGCGACGCATCGTTTCCTTTTGCGTCTTTCAGATACAAAAGAGGGTTTGTTCTATTTATTGAAACAACCAGAAATaactaaatttatattaaaagctTTAAGATATGATTCAGTAAGTGTAGGATCCATTATAGCATGGCGACTTCAAGTTGTACAATGTTTAACTCGTTTAAAATATGATACTTCCGATTGGGTGGCTTTAAAAAAGCTCCATTCTTTCCTTATATATTCTGAAGGATTACAAGCTGTAATAATGGTCCTTCCTATGGGtgaatttatagatattttaattcctTATCTTTCTGATGCTAATCTTTGTGAATTTGCTGCAGAGATAATATCAGTTACTATACGTTATTCCGACCAtgtagaaatttttcaaaatcgtGCTGGTattattcttgaaaaatcAAGAAATCAGGCTGTTTTAAGAGATGTAACATCATATTTAACAACTGCTGCTCAACTATCTAATTGGAATTATGGAGACGTTTCTTCACTTGTAGCATGCATTAGAAAAAGTGCGGAAAAAGCAGCATCCTTACCAGGTCAGTTAATTACAGCGTGCAGAATTCTGcactatttaatatttccttcAAATAATGACATAGATCCTATGGAACCATATGTCGAATTAAAGTATAGAAATGCTTTAACACAATTATTTGCTGCCGATGGCTTAACAGCGCTTGTTGCTGTTATGTCAAACATTTCTGGATTTTATGAACAGCCATTTTTACATCGTGCTGCTTTGACTGGACGAAGAGGATTAGCATTAGTCGCACTACTTCTTCCGTGTGTTAGACTGACTAGGGCACTGTTAGAGCGATTAGTCAAATGCATGGCAACTGACTTTAAAGATTTAACTGCTGTTGTGCCTTTGCTTGGTGTCTACTCATTGGTTGAAGCTATTCCTTCTACTAGATCGGTTAAAAGTCTTTCCGATGAGATTGTAGGAACACTTTTGGTATTTACACAAGCGGTAGATTCAGATGGATCTGGAAATGTAGCCAAATCTTTATGGACTAAAATGTTAGGTGAGGTTTTAAAAATGGTTTCTCTCAGACCGTGCAATTTTATTCCTGGCTTGAAACTTTTATCGCGTATACTTCCGCCATTATTAACTGCAAAGGAAGCTATAACCGATGATACAGCACGTATACTTGGTGTAAGAAAGTTATGGTCCGCACATCTTCAAGCACAAGCTAATAATCTTACAGAAACCTTAAGACTACTTTGTGCCAGTTggaataaagatttattagtACTTCTTTCCACAGTATGTAAACAATTGAGTGATTTAGCGGCACCTACTGCATTGTTAGTAGGTAGATGTTTATTAGATGGTATTATAGCTACAGTGCCACtggaaaataatgttttaatacTTGCCTTACTTAGTGACTTAGCAAGGCATGCTCCTATGAAAGCCACATTATTAACTCTGACCAGTCCAGCATCAAGAGCACAAGTAAAATCTGATCAAAAATATCCTCCAGTTATTGAAATGATGTGTGCAACACTTAGGACTACTAGCGATGTTCGAGTTCAACAAGAAATTCTTGATATCTTTGAGACATTATGTGATTGTACGCTAAGCCTTGTTCAAGAAGATACTAATGAACCTTTTGAAAAGAGATTAACACATTCGGTACCAAGTAAAGAACCACTTTTATCAATTCTTactatattaattgaaattctaGCAACTAGCACTAAATTTCAGCcagatatattagaaaatacttTGCACATACTTCTATCTCTTACTAGTCATAATTATGGCTTGTATCATGTAAAAAGCTGTTTGGAAAACAATCCTGATGCATTAAGATCATTATTAGAACATATTTCAAATCTAGAAGATACAGATACAAAACTTATTGCGAATTTAACAATAAAGTTTTTAGAGAATATGATTGCCAGTGATATACAAAAGAGATCATTATATCTGCGTGCACAACAATTAGCAACTTTGATATCCTGGGATAAAGCGGGACATCCTTTAGAGAAAATACAAGGTGCACAAGAATTGGtaaatactttaaaatttgctgaagataaagaagaaaaggaaccaTTACCTGAAATGTTAGAACCATTATTACCTACACCGGAAGCCTTGCTAAGTCAATTTTCACAACGATGTTTAAGAACATCTGTATGCATTCCTAGACGCTCAAAGAAATCTCCATTTATCACATCAAATCAAACACAAAACGAAACAACGGTAGATTTAATAGCTCTTGCAGCTGAACTACTTCCTACTGATTTTAATCTGCTATCAGAAGCACAGAATTTATGTTCTAAAGCACCACCCGATGATGCAACACAACCATTACAAACAAAAACTCAACCCGATGATCAGGAAAATAGAGATATTCAAAAACAAATACCTTCCTCCCCTATTACGAAAATGAAGCAACCATTTG TAGCACCTATGAGAGGTAGGACACAATTTACAAATTCTTTAAGAGGCGGTCTTACTGTCGGAAGTATAGGAAGAGGTGCAGATCCATTCCGTTCACGGCCGCCAAATACATCAAGACCTCCATCCTTACATGTAGATGATTTTGTGGCATTAGAAACATGTGGAGCACAACCTACAGGACCAACTGGCTACAATAAACTTAGTATTCGTGGAACATGCCCGTCTCGTGTGGTAAATACTGGAGCAAGAAGTCGTCCATGGGTACCAGAAACACGACCCCCTTATCTCCGATAA